In Brassica napus cultivar Da-Ae chromosome C2, Da-Ae, whole genome shotgun sequence, the sequence GAGATCATGTCCTAATCATTTACTTTCTTTTGCAGGTTATCTTTGACGTTGATGCTTGGAATTGGAAAGAAGAACATGGTGGATTATCtcatttgtttctgttttgaggatttgtttctgtttcaaGAATGATTTTAGgatgtttttttctgtttcaaGAATGATTTCAAGATGTTGTTTCTGTTTTAAGGATGTTTGGGTTTGTTTTAAACGCTTGAATTTATATTTCTTGttataattttggttttttcggGTTAAAATCCGAACAGAACCCGATTTTTCGGGTTAAAAACCGAACCGTTCTTAATTCGGTTCTGTTTCGgattctgaaaaaaaataaaaactgaacCGGATCCGAAATTaaccgaaccgatccgatcCAAAATTCAGTCGGTTCTTAATCGGATTACATTTGGTCTAACCCAAATAACCCGAAAACCGAATAACCCGACCCGACCTGAACCGAGAATCCGAATGCCCAGGACTAATGTCGTCATTTTCTCTTGGGCCCGGACTGGCCCTATCAAGAACTGAGCTAATCTCTCAATTTTTCAGCACATATTCTCGTACCACACCCACCCAATCACTAGACATGTATTATTGCTATACAGTAGTTATTAATAAGTGGAGGTACGTGTCGACATTCCTATGGTGTTTGACTTGGAACCAAGCCAAGTTCTACCATTATTCttggagaagaaagagaaaaaaagagagctCACGTCCCAAATAACACTGCTCCGACGTCGTTTTCGATAACGACTGATGAACCATCGGTTTCCTCAAACTCGCGTAGCTTGCACTCGACTTCtctctttaagtttttttaaactaatgtaACGCGTGCTTGTCACGCCCCAACACTCCTACCTGGCTCTAGGGATGTTAACAAGATTAATTAGGTCAGCCAtggatattaattttaaaacacataTTTATGTTGGGTAAATACAAAAGAACAACGGTGTAcctaggcctgggcaaaataaccggaaccgaagaaccgaaccggaaccgaaccgaaatacccgaaaccggaaccggactaataccctcaaatacccgaacggttcctatatttttatatccgaaataaccgaaccgaaccggaaccgaaccgagaaccgaacgggtacccgaatatataaaaatattaattatatatacatataacatcattaaatatatattttaaatttaaaattctattaaaagtatctgaaaatccttgatgataactaaattattataaagtatccaaactacccgaaagtatccgaaagtatccggatagttttatccgaaatatccaaagtaatccaaaatatccaaaatttttatgtaaatcatcttaattatttgatattttaccctaaataaccgatattttatccaaattatccgaactacccgaactatccgaacccgaaccggatccaaatgagaaccgaacttttttcggatattttccggttcctacatttactatccgaaccgaaccgaacccgaaactatctgaaccgaaccgaaccgaaaataggtcaagtactaaatgAATCCTCTAAcccctatccgaactacccgaaacccgaaatacccgaaccgaaccgaaccgatacccgaaatgcccaggcctaggtGTACCTATgatttttcaattatatatatagattttcaccattttaattaaattatataaaaatatgcaaaaacgttttttttcgTCAGAaccaaaaaatgaatttttctgccaaaaccgtaaaataaattttctcaCAGAAAccaaaaacgagttttcccgccgaaaccaaaaaatcgagtttttctgccaaaaccacaaaaccgagtttttccgccaaaaccataaaaccaagttttccgccaaaaccgagtttttccgacaaaaccgcaaaaccgaattttcccgcaaaaaccgcaaaaccgagttttcccgccaaaaccgaaaaatcgagtttttccgccaaaaccgaaaaaccgagttttcccgccaaaaccgctaaaccgagtttttccgccaaaaccgctaaaccgagtttttccgccaaaactggaaaaccgagttttcccgccaaaactgcaaaaacgagttttttccgccaaaaccagaaagaTTATTTTTCCCGCAAACCgcaaaaatcgagttttccaaccaaaaccacaaaaaaaaaattaccgaccaaaaaccgcaaaaagaaaattttccgctaaaaccacaaaaacaaCTTAACAAGTTTTCTCTTTAAAACCATAAATGATTTTTCCTGTCAAAACGATGTTTACTGCTAAAACCGCAAAATGAGTTTTCCGGTTAAaattgcaaaatatttttttcccgaAAAagcgagtttttccgccaaaatcgtaaaCGAGTTTTTGCGCtaaaacaagttttctataaaattgcaaaatcttgtttatatattaaagctcatattaatgatattaatattttacatgatcttcagaataaataagataatagtTTGGGTACCCATGGATAAACCTATACCTTATTAGGTTATTGGGTTATTTTCTTGGTTTGGATTTCAACCTTGATTTTTCTGGGTTTTTACAGATTGTGTATAAACTAGATTGGTTTATTTGTAGGTTGGACCGGGCTGGACTGGATTATTTTACCCTAAGTTAACATCCGTCTCACAGAATCCTTACCCTCAAtcaagtttataaaaccttttaaaCTTGTTTTCACTAATCttattttaacttattttaattaatataattattttgttttcaacaTGTTTTTGCATTTGGTTTGGGACACAACTACAACGATTTACTAATTTGTATGAAAACGGTATTCttcaattttgacaaaaaaaataatgatagtATATGGTTTTGTGTCACTAATGATCCATGCCCTTTCTAGATAAGTACCActgaaatcataaaattaaataattaactaaaaattaCCCTATCGAATCCTATATACCTTCAAAATTACATATCTTACCAATTGtgaatttttttgacaaaaatatattttagcgGAATTGTGTCACTGAAAAATGTGATAtaattggggggggggggggggggggcataATATAAAAACACCAGTCAGACAgacatataaaattttaacctCATTTTAGCTTTTAAAAAGTAGGTTAAAGTTAATCACAGTCATATACTATTGTGTCACAAAGAATATGTCAAAAGTTAAGCACCAAAAAAGGGGAATAATATGTGAATAAACTATTACAGCACGATTAAAACTAATCATGGTTGCGTTTATTAGTTCAACAAGTTCATGTTCATAAAAAAACTGCACACTAGTGTAgacaaatgattttattttgccttatattaaataaaaaaactcagtttttgtaaattatatcaaaatttaagaagcaaaaaaaaaggaaaataatgtGAATAAATTATTACAGAACGATTGAAACTAATCATGATTGTGTATAAATTCAACGAGTTCACgttcataaaaaaaatgtagagtAGTAGTTGATTTTGCCTTAGAAACGCCTTTTCCCAGATTTTAAGGACTAGTTTGCAATTTAACCCAAAACCTTCAACCAAAATCACCAACTTCCTCAACAACCGATGGGTCCTTAAACGATTCGAAGACGCAGCATCAGATATACAATCTTCTATGTCGCAACCGCCATCACCGCCGGAGATGGATATCCAACCGCCGGCATTGCTCGACGACGATCCATCCTCCGCCACGTGGGATTGGGGAGATCTCCTTGACTTCGCCGTAGACGACGACCAACTACTCTTCTCTCCCCTTCCTCCGGCGATGATTACGACGCAATCTGAATCCTATCCTTCTCCAGATGAATCGGGCTCGGGCTCGGATCGGGTCAGGAAGCGTGACCCGAGGCTGCTCTGTTCCAATTTCGTGCAAGGGATGGTCCCGTGCTCGTGTCCGGAGCTCGATCAGAAGCTGGAGGAGGCTGAGCTGCCGAAGAAGAAGCGGGTTCGAGGCGGGTCGGGCGTGGTTAGGTGTCAGGTCCCGGGTTGTGAAGTGGATATAAGCGAGCTCAAAGGGTATCATAGAAGGCATAGGGTTTGCCTCACGTGTGCTAACGCTAGCTCCGTTGTGCTTGAGGGAGTGGATAAGAGATACTGTCAACAGTGTGGAAAGTATGTTCCttttattgcttttttttttgaagcttTGAGATTTGATCCTATGCTTTATGGCTTAACAGATACATACAATAGTAGAGTTGATTATCAACACGGAGTGTTCAAGATCTTGATTGATTCCTGTTGTCTTGTCTGTTTGATTGGATTATGAATCTATCTTTAGGTAATCTATCATAGCCATTGTGGTAGAAGTCTCTGGTTCAAGTGACCGCTGggacgaaactaatattacatgtgGTTTCGACCCCTAACCTCttggtattaaaaaaaaaaagagatattaGATAAAGgcttatttgccaaataacAAAAAAGGTAATTAGTTTTTTAGTGAGATGTTAGAGAGAGGTAGGAAGAGAAATGAGGAGAGAGGGGGTGTTTTTGGTTAGATAgtgaatttgtgtttttttttatgtatatagGGGGCAATTTCCCATTAGATAACTTGGGGAGAGACTGTTGATCTGTTTGAATGATTCCAcagatttcaaatatatatccAAGTCTCTTTGTTTTGCACTAAGCTGAGCTGAACCGGTTCAGTAGTCAATATTATTAGCGGGAAATATATCATTCCATGCTTATAGTGAGTAAACTGTATGGCAGGTTCCATGTGCTCCCggactttgatgagggaaaacgCAGCTGTAGGAGAAAGCTAGAGCGTCACAATAACAGGCGCAAAAGGAAACCTGTAGATAAAGGAGGAGTTGCTTCAAAACAACAGCAAGTGTTATCACAGAATGATAACAGCGTAATTGATGTTGATGATGGCAAAGGTATACCTGAACAGCACAAATCATATCTTCATGTGATTTCTTTGTTAATGCTTGAGTTCTCTTGGAATTTTAAGCTGAATCCTATTAAATATGTTATTAACTTCAAGCAGATAATACATGCTCCAGTGACCAGAGAGTGGAACAAGAGGCTTCATTGATTTCTGAAGATCGGAATATTCCCACTCAGGGTTCTGTACCCTTTCCCCATAGCATCGACGCAGACAACTTTGTCCCTGTTACAGCTTCGGGTGAAGCTCAACCAGATGAAGGAATGAATGACACAAAGTTTGAACCTTCACCTTCCTGTGGTGACAACAAAAGTACTTACTCAACTGTGGtgggtttctcttcagccaTTCTTACATCAAAAACTTCTGTGTGCTTTATGAACTAACTTTTGTCCATTTCGTTGCAGTGCCCTACAGGACGGATCTCTTTTAAGCTATACGATTGGAATCCAGCAGAGTTCCCACGGAGACTACGTCATCAAGTATACCCAAGAATTTTGCATTACAGTTTAGTCTTCAGAGACTATGTTTACCCTTTTCGACATCTTAGAGAACTAATTTTCGTGTGATCAATTGAATTTGCAGATATTCCAATGGTTGGCCACCATGCCTGTTGAGCTGGAGGGCTATATCCGTCCAGGATGTACAATTTTGACTGTCTTTATCGCAATGCCAGAGATTATGTGGGCGAAGGTACATTCTATTATCTTTTACTTATCGTTTTCATGTTCTTgatgcaataaaacaatataaaaatcgTTTCTTTTCACCTATTTTATAATGGTGCTCTAGTTTCTATGCCCATTTTCCCTCTTAATTACTATATACACATTTAAGTTCTTACCGGTTTGTGTGTCCTGGAGTCCTTTTGTTTCTGCAAATTGTGCATTATCTGGAAGCTTGTATCCTAGTGGGAGAAAATATCAGCTTAATATCTCTTCCCTGCGAGTCCTCTCTTTGAATTTTCACTGTAATAATCGTTTCCTATTTGTTCCTTTGAGCAGTTGTCTAAAGATCCTGTGGCATATCTTGATGAATTTATTCTTAAACCTGGAAAGATGCTATTTGGAAGAGGCTCGATGACTGTATATTTGAATAACATGATATTCCGTCTTTTGAAAGGCAAGATGATGTGCTTTACtttttttcctctgtttttcttATTCCCTATCATACAAAATACGCATAATCTGGTGAGTCGGACATTATTAGTGTAAGTTTATTCTTATATGTTTTGGTTTTGACAGGTGGAACAACTTTAAAAAGAGTTGATGTAAAATTAGAGTCACCGAAACTTCAGTTTGTGTATCCAACATGTTTTGAAGCTGGAAAACCAATGGAACTCATTGTTTGTGGACTTAACCTTGTGCAACCCAAATGCCGGTATGGGTATCAGCCCTTGTTTTGATCTATGCTTCGTGCTTCTCTGGCATGTTTTAGTCTGTCAGTTATTATATGATGGAACTATATTTCAAGAACTCGTCATGTGTTGGTTAGGTTTCTTGGGCTTGTGACCACTGAGATGACCTGGATAGGAAAGAATAACATGATAATGGTTTCACTGCAGGTTTCTTGTGTCTTTTTCTGGGAAGTACTTACCACATAACTATTCTGTTGTACCTGCACCGGACCAGGATGGGAAGCGTTCTTGTAACAACAAACTGTACAGGATAATTATTGTGAATTCTGACCCTAATCTCTTTGGCCCTGCATTTGTCGAGGTACCCATTTGttgaaaatatacattttttacaAGCAACTCTGTTTCTACGAATAATATGGTTCTCCTCTAATCCATTTGTAGGTTGAAAATGAATCTGGCCTATCAAATTTCATACCTCTAATAATTGGAGATAAAGCTATCTGTTCTGAAATGAAATTAATAGAGCAGAAGTTCAATGCTACACTCTTTCCAGAGGAACAGGACGTTACCGCATGCTATTGTTCTTTGACTTGCCGTTGCAGGGATTTCAAAGAGAGGCAAAGCACCTTTACTGGCCTCTTGTTAGATATTGCATGGTCAGTGAAGGTGCCCTCAGCAGAATGCACTGAACTAACCGTGAACCGATGTCAGATAAAACGATACAACCGAGTGTTGAATTATTTGAAACAAAGTAGTAACTCGCCCTCAATCTTAGGAAACATACTGCACAATCTGGAAACTTTGGTGGAGAAAATGGATCCAGGCAGTCTCATTCACAGTAAATGTGACTGCGACGTGAGGCTTCTACATGAGAATATGAATCTAGCCAGAAAGCAGCAGAGCGATGAAGATTCAAAGGTGAATCCAGTTACATCAGCGTGCTGTTGTGAGAGCAGTTTTCATAAAGACAAACCATCAAGAACATTAAACTTCAATCAGGTTTTCTCACTAACATCTTATTTCCCTTATTTGATATAAACTGGACTTGGCACACAATCTTCACTTGTCTTACACATTTGGATTCTTGCTCCAGTACTGATAGGTAGTTGTGTGCTTCGTGATATCTTTATGAAGATACGTTAATGGATTCTGCGCAAAATCTTACTCTTTTAAGTGGTTTTGCATACTAACATT encodes:
- the LOC106388093 gene encoding squamosa promoter-binding-like protein 7 encodes the protein MSQPPSPPEMDIQPPALLDDDPSSATWDWGDLLDFAVDDDQLLFSPLPPAMITTQSESYPSPDESGSGSDRVRKRDPRLLCSNFVQGMVPCSCPELDQKLEEAELPKKKRVRGGSGVVRCQVPGCEVDISELKGYHRRHRVCLTCANASSVVLEGVDKRYCQQCGKFHVLPDFDEGKRSCRRKLERHNNRRKRKPVDKGGVASKQQQVLSQNDNSVIDVDDGKDNTCSSDQRVEQEASLISEDRNIPTQGSVPFPHSIDADNFVPVTASGEAQPDEGMNDTKFEPSPSCGDNKSTYSTVCPTGRISFKLYDWNPAEFPRRLRHQIFQWLATMPVELEGYIRPGCTILTVFIAMPEIMWAKLSKDPVAYLDEFILKPGKMLFGRGSMTVYLNNMIFRLLKGGTTLKRVDVKLESPKLQFVYPTCFEAGKPMELIVCGLNLVQPKCRFLVSFSGKYLPHNYSVVPAPDQDGKRSCNNKLYRIIIVNSDPNLFGPAFVEVENESGLSNFIPLIIGDKAICSEMKLIEQKFNATLFPEEQDVTACYCSLTCRCRDFKERQSTFTGLLLDIAWSVKVPSAECTELTVNRCQIKRYNRVLNYLKQSSNSPSILGNILHNLETLVEKMDPGSLIHSKCDCDVRLLHENMNLARKQQSDEDSKVNPVTSACCCESSFHKDKPSRTLNFNQDPEAGLDCKERIQAATPDTGGKETDPLLEKEIVMNVSDIGDWPRKSCIPIHSAQTIRSRQTAFLITTFVVCFAVCAVIYHPNKVAQLAVAIRTRLAHKL